Proteins from a genomic interval of Danio rerio strain Tuebingen ecotype United States chromosome 4, GRCz12tu, whole genome shotgun sequence:
- the LOC103910820 gene encoding uncharacterized protein — MRESISSGTIPLPAEPENMAIPKYVWDRDFSVAKPGNIKKTDFQIHVLSEPSPFTPKGDEDLELVHAGLGKRLLTVPDNFKHSEIVSLLEGEFPKLKTLQGGWMFYKSTGGGGRRKLSIIPTDADGYSTRLLKSVSNNGKNMLFVVPLQEQLSTEPLPYDSVEFAKMPQSSCMKCGKKIPLPLLPLHIEECKEAETESSNDVTILDDDVDENVIETVDQPSPLHPILEPSLQICPICQISFPTDVLPFHASMCGEGERTFGDNDSSFTLNTEELPGPSTAQSSTSLSAAWKNEIDPFKSSRMFCDELLSINSHCPSLSLLINQFDTMDEQDSTLVSFYKMNSANWSTPLKYRLTGDAAVGKGVNRHILSMMMQKLKTGFTLNLGSSTTALFEGEKNHRVPSASAVLRDSNLFQMAGRMIGHSFLHGGPSLSGLSIPVVI, encoded by the exons ATGAGAGAAAGCATCTCAAGTGGGACCATTCCTTTGCCTGCAGAGCCTGAAAACATG GCAATTCCCAAGTATGTTTGGGACAGAGATTTTTCTGTGGCCAAACctggaaacattaaaaaaactgattttcaaATCCATGTCCTCTCTGAACCATCACCCTTCACACCAAAAGGAGATGAAGACCTTGAGCTTGTCCATGCTGGACTTGGAAAAAGGCTTTTAACTGTTCCAGATAATTTTAAACACAGTGAG ATTGTCAGTCTGCTTGAAGGAGAGTTTCCCAAATTAAAAACACTTCAGGGTGGCTGGATGTTTTACAAGTCTACAG GTGGTGGTGGGCGGCGTAAGCTGTCTATAATTCCCACAGATGCTGATGGATACTCAACTCGACTCCTAAAATCAGTGTCAAATAATGGAAAGAACATGCTGTTTGTAGTTCCATTACAGGAACAGCTTTCCACTGAACCATTACCTTATGATTCtgtggagtttgctaagatgccACAGTCCAGCTGTATGAAATGTGGTAAGAAAATACCACTGCCATTGCTGCCCTTACACATTGAAGAGTGTAAAGAAGCTGAGACA GAGTCTTCAAATGATGTGACCATTCTAGATGATGATGTAgacgaaaatgtaatcgaaactGTTGACCAGCCAAGCCCACTTCACCCCATCTTAGAACCATCATTACAG aTTTGTCCAATTTGCCAGATCTCTTTCCCAACTGATGTCTTGCCTTTTCATGCAAGCATGTGTGGTGAAGG AGAAAGGACTTTTGGTGACAATGATTCTTCATTCACTTTAAATACAGAAGAATTGCCAGGACCCTCAACTGCACAATCTTCAACATCCCTGTCTGCAG CATGGAAAAATGAAATTGACCCATTCAAATCATCTCGAATGTTCTGTGATGAGTTGCTCTCCATCAATTCACACTGTCCATCTCTATCATTACTCATCAACCAGTTTGATACTATGGATGAACAAGATAGTACCCTGGtttcattttataaaatgaaCAGTGCTAATTGGTCCACTCCATTGAAATATAGATTGACTG gagatGCAGCTGTTGGCAAGGGAGTTAACCGCCATATTTTGTCAATGATGATGCAAAAACTGAAGACTGGCTTCACTTTAAATTTGG GTTCATCTACTACAGCCCtttttgagggggaaaaaaaccACCGTGTACCTTCTGCATCTGCTGTACTACGGGACAGCAACCTGTTCCAGATGGCTGGCCGGATGATAGGCCATTCATTTTTGCATGGAGGTCCTAGTCTTTCTGGACTGAGCATACCTGTGGTCATATAA